Proteins encoded together in one Cyanobium sp. WAJ14-Wanaka window:
- a CDS encoding FAD-binding protein — MSRSPCWFRALELPDVVVVGGGLAGGLLALALAEAGQRVVVVDADKAAATGLSYGGVVGDAVAGWQRLQQRHGDLGLSSCRIHRYGIHCHGIHRHGNPPPEPATGGGRVDGPVFRSRLPQALADAGVGLLRGEVRGPLSAPGPGAPWRLCLGADSPPLAARKVVLAAGAHCRTLWPALPDRLRSSWAGVLQLEQEPSLASANSLGKTAQLGRGDLLIPQRFARLDLEARAAELTEAAWVVDPGLAPWGSGSLLGQISWVPPGLAAGVELADSPDPAVMETHLRAGVAALDPALAQLPGNFQQLPVAFCIGSEPLVGPVADAPGLWAFSGFSGAFSQVPLLVGQMAMAVASW, encoded by the coding sequence TTGAGTCGTTCACCCTGCTGGTTTAGGGCCCTGGAGCTCCCCGATGTGGTGGTAGTTGGTGGCGGCCTGGCCGGTGGCCTATTGGCCTTGGCCTTGGCGGAAGCTGGCCAGCGGGTGGTCGTTGTAGACGCCGATAAGGCTGCTGCCACGGGCCTGAGCTACGGCGGCGTGGTGGGCGACGCCGTGGCTGGCTGGCAGCGGCTGCAACAACGCCACGGCGACCTGGGCCTGAGCAGCTGTCGGATTCATCGCTACGGGATCCACTGCCACGGGATCCACCGCCACGGAAACCCTCCCCCGGAGCCCGCCACGGGGGGGGGCCGGGTAGATGGCCCTGTGTTTAGGAGCCGCCTGCCCCAAGCCCTTGCTGATGCTGGGGTTGGACTTTTGAGGGGCGAGGTGCGCGGACCCCTATCGGCCCCGGGGCCAGGGGCCCCCTGGCGGCTTTGCCTGGGGGCGGATTCACCGCCGCTAGCTGCCCGAAAGGTGGTTTTGGCGGCGGGTGCCCATTGCCGCACGCTGTGGCCCGCACTGCCTGATCGGCTGCGGAGCAGTTGGGCGGGAGTGCTCCAACTGGAGCAGGAACCCAGCCTCGCCAGCGCTAACTCCCTGGGGAAAACGGCCCAGCTGGGGCGGGGCGATTTGCTGATCCCCCAGCGCTTTGCCCGCCTGGATCTTGAGGCCCGTGCCGCCGAGCTCACGGAGGCCGCATGGGTGGTTGATCCGGGCCTGGCGCCCTGGGGCTCCGGATCCTTGCTGGGCCAAATCAGCTGGGTGCCCCCGGGATTGGCTGCAGGGGTTGAGTTGGCAGATTCCCCCGATCCGGCGGTGATGGAGACCCACCTACGGGCCGGTGTGGCTGCTCTGGATCCGGCCTTGGCCCAGCTGCCGGGCAATTTTCAGCAGTTGCCGGTGGCCTTTTGCATCGGATCCGAGCCCCTGGTGGGCCCCGTGGCCGATGCCCCCGGGCTCTGGGCGTTTAGCGGATTTAGTGGGGCCTTTAGCCAGGTGCCCCTATTGGTTGGCCAGATGGCGATGGCTGTTGCAAGCTGGTAG